Proteins from a genomic interval of Candidatus Eisenbacteria bacterium:
- a CDS encoding rhomboid family intramembrane serine protease, with amino-acid sequence MRWDRGSGRPFVIGGSATPAVRALLVANVAVFLFQTIARAMVQVRIERLFGLVPYDVVHHLFLWQLGTYMFLHGGLFHIAFNLLALWMFGTELESLWGTRKFLRFYFITGIGAAVMTTLVGPSSYTVTIGASGAIYGLLAAYGLLFPDRVILLYFVLPIRAKYLVLILGLITFWSSVSATGGGIAHVAHLGGMLFGWLYLRGPKWPRWGNPLTGAYRRWKRDRLRKKFQVYYQRTRGEDKGREDDRR; translated from the coding sequence GTGAGGTGGGACCGAGGGAGCGGCCGCCCCTTCGTGATCGGGGGATCCGCCACCCCCGCGGTTCGCGCCCTGCTTGTGGCCAACGTCGCGGTCTTCCTGTTCCAGACGATCGCGAGGGCCATGGTTCAGGTGCGGATCGAGCGACTCTTCGGGCTCGTCCCCTACGACGTGGTCCATCATCTCTTCCTGTGGCAGCTCGGCACGTACATGTTTCTTCACGGCGGGCTCTTCCACATCGCGTTCAATCTGCTCGCGCTGTGGATGTTCGGAACGGAGCTGGAGTCCCTGTGGGGGACGCGGAAGTTCTTGCGCTTCTATTTCATCACCGGGATCGGGGCGGCGGTCATGACGACCCTCGTCGGACCCTCGAGCTACACGGTCACGATCGGCGCGTCGGGGGCGATCTACGGGCTGCTGGCGGCCTACGGGCTCCTCTTTCCGGACCGGGTGATCCTGCTCTATTTCGTGCTGCCCATTCGGGCGAAATACCTCGTTCTCATTCTCGGGCTGATCACCTTCTGGTCCAGCGTGTCGGCGACCGGCGGCGGGATCGCGCACGTGGCGCACCTGGGAGGGATGCTATTCGGGTGGCTTTACCTCCGGGGACCGAAGTGGCCCCGGTGGGGGAATCCGCTCACCGGGGCCTACCGCCGGTGGAAACGGGACCGGCTCCGGAAGAAGTTTCAGGTCTACTACCAGCGTACGCGCGGGGAGGACAAGGGGCGCGAGGACGATCGTCGTTAG
- a CDS encoding HAD family hydrolase, with protein sequence MSAMKSPATEHEPSARALRYREHRIPRRHRVFVNRNLRLSKILAIGFDLDHTLAHYDPVPVEELAFDLTKRKLVESKQYPSELLDLKYDPDFVIRGLVVDKKRGNLLKMDYFNFVSRGHHGLRELRSEDRERAYRSSRIRLSHENYSSVDTLFHLPEVYLFVSVIEMLERGGQKRADYTQVHNDVREMIDEAHRDGSLKSVITANLDRYIRVDHELRTVLEEFRRGGKKLFLLTNSDWTYADTLLNQLLQRGRGAPFHWTEIFDLVVVESRKPSFFAANSPSEPVAEASSLPAAMRVVRGANGAYLERALGAGGDEILYFGDHTYGDILLSKKALGWRTAMIVPELDREIRVTQDLAKDFDRLARLSAERHHLEIDKAALGRELRRLTLILGEDDGADPARCQEIAARIQAIPEEIARIEERSLEVEPEIDDLRMKIDRAYNLYWGSIFREGNESSRFGHQLKDFACLYTSRVSNFLHYPMNYYFQSPIGYMPHDI encoded by the coding sequence ATGTCCGCAATGAAGAGTCCCGCGACAGAGCACGAACCCTCCGCGCGGGCCCTGCGCTATCGCGAGCACCGGATCCCACGGCGGCACCGTGTGTTCGTGAATCGAAACTTGAGATTGTCCAAGATCCTCGCGATCGGATTCGACCTCGACCACACGCTCGCGCACTACGATCCCGTGCCGGTCGAGGAGCTTGCGTTCGATCTCACGAAGCGGAAGCTCGTCGAATCGAAGCAGTACCCGAGCGAGCTCCTCGACTTGAAATACGATCCCGACTTCGTGATTCGGGGGCTGGTGGTCGACAAGAAGCGCGGCAATTTGCTGAAGATGGATTATTTCAACTTCGTGTCACGCGGGCATCACGGATTGAGGGAGCTCCGTTCCGAGGATCGTGAGCGTGCGTACCGTTCCTCGCGCATCAGGCTCAGTCACGAGAACTACTCGTCCGTGGACACCCTGTTCCACCTTCCCGAGGTGTATCTCTTCGTCTCCGTGATCGAGATGCTCGAGCGGGGCGGACAGAAGAGAGCCGATTACACCCAGGTCCACAACGACGTGCGGGAAATGATCGATGAGGCCCACCGGGATGGAAGCCTGAAATCAGTCATCACGGCGAACCTCGACCGCTACATCCGGGTCGACCACGAGCTGCGAACCGTTCTCGAGGAGTTCCGGCGCGGAGGGAAAAAGCTCTTCCTTCTCACCAACAGCGACTGGACCTACGCCGATACGCTCCTCAATCAACTGCTCCAGCGTGGGCGGGGGGCGCCGTTCCACTGGACCGAGATTTTCGATCTCGTCGTCGTGGAATCGCGAAAGCCCTCCTTCTTCGCGGCCAATTCGCCGTCGGAGCCGGTGGCGGAGGCCTCCTCGCTTCCCGCGGCCATGCGGGTCGTTCGCGGAGCGAACGGCGCCTACCTCGAGCGGGCGCTCGGAGCCGGCGGGGATGAGATCCTCTATTTCGGCGATCACACCTATGGAGACATCCTGCTTTCCAAGAAGGCGCTGGGGTGGCGCACGGCCATGATCGTGCCCGAGCTGGACCGTGAGATTCGCGTGACGCAGGATCTCGCGAAGGATTTCGACCGCCTGGCCCGGCTCTCGGCGGAACGTCATCATCTGGAAATCGACAAGGCCGCGCTGGGCCGCGAGCTTCGCCGGCTCACCCTCATCCTCGGCGAGGACGACGGGGCGGATCCGGCGCGGTGCCAGGAAATCGCGGCCCGGATTCAGGCGATTCCGGAGGAAATCGCCCGCATCGAGGAACGGAGCCTCGAGGTGGAGCCCGAAATCGACGACCTGAGGATGAAAATCGACCGCGCGTACAACCTCTACTGGGGCTCCATCTTCCGGGAGGGAAACGAATCGAGCCGCTTCGGGCACCAGCTCAAAGACTTCGCCTGTCTCTACACGAGCCGCGTCTCGAACTTCCTGCACTACCCGATGAACTATTACTTCCAATCCCCCATCGGATACATGCCGCACGACATTTGA